A stretch of the Rhizomicrobium sp. genome encodes the following:
- a CDS encoding MFS transporter, translated as MTDAAPPPVYRDRDFYAFASSRFVATVAMQVQSVAIGWQIYSITKSTFALGLVGLCQFAPMFLLTLPAGDISDRLDQRRILSITQAVQALCSGLFLLLSFLAPHTAWPYYGVLVLFGAARGFYGPSSQSLLPFLVPPDKLPRSIALSSSVFTTAVIAGPALGGFLYALGPHVTYGLCVALMFCASALTASLGGRRRPAHVDTGASRLERVAEGVRFVRHRPVVLGAISLDLFAVLLGGATALLPVFASDILRTGPIGLGVLRSGPAVGAAAMAFSLARWPIQRRTGIIMFGAVAVFGLATIVFGLSHSFYVSLAALFVLGASDMISVFIRSALVQYATPDEMRGRVSAVNMLFIGASNELGEFESGITAGWFGTVPAVVIGGLGTLAVVAAWMGFFPPLRKIDRLADAAGAPTN; from the coding sequence ATGACGGACGCCGCCCCGCCGCCGGTCTATCGCGACCGCGATTTCTACGCCTTCGCCTCCTCCCGCTTCGTCGCGACCGTCGCGATGCAGGTGCAGTCGGTGGCGATCGGCTGGCAGATCTACAGCATCACCAAATCGACCTTCGCGCTGGGCCTCGTCGGACTCTGCCAGTTCGCGCCGATGTTTCTGCTCACCCTGCCGGCAGGCGACATCTCCGACCGCCTCGACCAGCGCCGCATCCTGAGCATCACCCAGGCCGTCCAGGCGCTGTGCAGCGGCCTCTTTCTTCTGCTCTCCTTCCTCGCGCCGCATACGGCGTGGCCCTATTACGGCGTCCTCGTGCTGTTCGGCGCGGCGCGGGGCTTCTACGGGCCTTCGTCGCAGTCGCTGCTGCCCTTCCTCGTGCCGCCCGACAAGCTGCCGCGATCCATCGCGCTCAGCTCCTCCGTATTCACCACGGCGGTGATCGCCGGTCCGGCCTTGGGCGGGTTTCTCTATGCGCTCGGGCCGCACGTGACCTATGGCCTGTGCGTCGCGCTGATGTTCTGCGCCTCGGCGCTCACCGCGTCGCTCGGCGGCCGACGGCGGCCCGCGCATGTCGACACCGGCGCGTCGCGCCTGGAGCGTGTCGCCGAGGGGGTGCGCTTCGTGCGGCATCGCCCGGTCGTGCTCGGCGCCATCTCGCTGGATCTTTTCGCCGTGCTGCTCGGCGGGGCGACGGCGCTCCTGCCGGTCTTCGCGAGCGACATCCTGCGGACCGGGCCCATCGGGCTCGGCGTGCTGCGCAGCGGTCCGGCGGTCGGCGCGGCGGCGATGGCGTTCAGCCTCGCGCGCTGGCCGATCCAGCGGCGCACCGGCATCATCATGTTCGGTGCGGTGGCGGTGTTCGGCCTCGCCACCATCGTGTTCGGCTTGTCGCACAGCTTCTATGTTTCGCTGGCCGCGCTGTTCGTCCTCGGCGCCTCCGACATGATCAGCGTCTTCATCCGCTCGGCGCTCGTCCAGTATGCGACGCCGGACGAGATGCGCGGCCGGGTCAGTGCGGTGAACATGCTGTTCATCGGCGCCTCCAACGAGCTTGGCGAGTTCGAATCCGGCATCACCGCCGGCTGGTTCGGCACCGTTCCCGCGGTGGTGATCGGCGGCCTGGGCACGCTGGCTGTCGTCGCCGCCTGGATGGGTTTCTTCCCGCCCCTGCGGAAGATCGACCGCCTCGCCGATGCGGCCGGCGCGCCGACGAACTGA
- a CDS encoding GNAT family N-acetyltransferase, which produces MIPCLETGRLILREWRRDDFEALARFHADPETMKFLGGAMERGDAWRSLAGAIGHWHLRGYGSWAVTRKADGVLVGRVGLINPEGWPGLEVGWTLGRPYWGQGYASEAAAAALSYAFLTQPVARMISCIDPDNVASQAVARRIGESKGEFRQLRISGKDHPVDIWSITRDEWQRRAAGA; this is translated from the coding sequence ATGATCCCTTGCCTCGAGACCGGACGGCTGATCCTGCGCGAATGGCGTCGGGACGATTTCGAGGCGCTGGCGCGGTTCCACGCCGATCCGGAAACGATGAAATTCCTCGGCGGCGCGATGGAACGCGGCGATGCCTGGCGCAGCCTCGCCGGCGCCATCGGGCATTGGCACCTGCGCGGCTATGGCAGCTGGGCGGTGACGCGCAAGGCGGACGGCGTGCTGGTCGGCCGGGTTGGCCTGATCAATCCCGAAGGCTGGCCGGGTCTCGAAGTCGGCTGGACGCTCGGGCGGCCCTATTGGGGGCAGGGCTATGCCAGCGAGGCGGCGGCCGCGGCGCTCTCCTATGCATTCCTGACCCAGCCGGTCGCGCGCATGATCTCCTGCATTGATCCCGACAATGTCGCATCCCAGGCCGTCGCCCGCCGCATCGGCGAGAGCAAGGGGGAATTCCGGCAGCTGCGCATCTCCGGCAAGGACCATCCGGTCGACATCTGGAGCATCACGCGCGACGAATGGCAGCGGCGGGCTGCCGGCGCTTGA
- a CDS encoding DUF2141 domain-containing protein, whose product MTFCVLFEVAKRMFPSDKVSWTRRTLCAGLFALILLPHPGSAAGGNATGPKSVSPLAMLTIHVLKVSPRGGDVRVALYNSQTYALDNADPVADAVVPAHPGETVVTLAGVKPGIYAVKLFQDFNRNGQFDMSWIGLPLEKYGFSNDARPTFSEPPFEATRFELRPGTNAIAIHLQ is encoded by the coding sequence ATGACGTTTTGTGTCCTCTTCGAAGTGGCAAAGCGGATGTTTCCGTCGGACAAGGTCAGCTGGACTCGCCGCACGCTTTGCGCCGGCCTGTTCGCGCTCATCCTGCTGCCCCATCCCGGCTCCGCTGCCGGCGGCAACGCGACCGGGCCGAAGAGCGTATCGCCGCTCGCCATGTTGACGATCCATGTCCTCAAGGTCTCGCCGCGCGGCGGCGATGTCCGTGTGGCGCTCTACAACAGCCAGACCTATGCGCTCGACAATGCCGACCCCGTCGCCGATGCCGTCGTCCCGGCCCATCCTGGCGAGACCGTCGTGACGCTCGCCGGCGTCAAGCCGGGGATCTATGCCGTGAAGCTGTTCCAGGATTTCAACCGCAACGGCCAGTTCGACATGAGCTGGATCGGCCTGCCGCTCGAGAAATACGGCTTCTCCAACGACGCGCGTCCGACCTTCAGCGAGCCGCCGTTCGAGGCCACCAGGTTCGAATTGCGCCCCGGTACGAACGCGATCGCCATCCATCTGCAATAG
- the mdh gene encoding malate dehydrogenase, producing the protein MARKKIALIGGGQIGGTLAHLVGLKELGDVVLFDIMEGLPQGKALDLAQSGPVEGFDARLKGTNDYADIKGADVVIVTAGVPRKPGMSRDDLLGINLKVMAAVGEGIKTNAPNAFVVCITNPLDAMVWALRQFSGLPHTMVVGMAGVLDSARFRHFLAEEMNVSVEDVSAFVLGGHGDTMVPMPRFSTVAGISLPELVKMGWISQERLDAITQRTRDGGAEIVGLLKTGSAYYAPATSAIAMAESYLKDKKRVLPCAAYVNGPYGIKDLYVGVPAVIGEKGIERLVELELTGPEKDQLAKSAESVKGLIDACKKLDPRLA; encoded by the coding sequence ATGGCCCGCAAGAAAATCGCGCTCATCGGCGGCGGACAAATCGGCGGCACGCTCGCCCATCTCGTGGGCCTGAAGGAGCTCGGCGACGTCGTCCTGTTCGACATCATGGAAGGTCTGCCGCAGGGCAAGGCGCTCGACCTCGCGCAGTCCGGTCCGGTCGAAGGTTTCGATGCCCGGCTCAAGGGCACCAATGATTATGCCGACATCAAGGGCGCCGACGTGGTGATCGTCACCGCGGGCGTGCCGCGCAAGCCGGGCATGAGCCGCGACGACCTGCTCGGGATCAACCTCAAGGTCATGGCCGCGGTCGGCGAAGGCATCAAGACCAACGCACCGAACGCCTTCGTGGTCTGCATCACCAATCCGCTCGACGCCATGGTCTGGGCGTTGCGCCAGTTCTCCGGCCTGCCGCACACCATGGTCGTCGGCATGGCCGGCGTGCTCGACAGCGCCCGCTTCCGCCACTTCCTCGCCGAGGAGATGAATGTCTCGGTCGAGGACGTCTCGGCCTTCGTGCTGGGCGGCCATGGCGACACGATGGTGCCGATGCCGCGCTTCTCGACCGTCGCGGGCATTTCGCTGCCCGAGCTCGTGAAGATGGGCTGGATCAGCCAGGAGCGTCTCGACGCCATCACCCAGCGCACCCGCGACGGCGGCGCCGAGATCGTCGGCCTGCTCAAGACCGGCTCGGCCTATTACGCGCCCGCCACCTCGGCGATCGCGATGGCGGAGAGCTATCTGAAGGACAAGAAGCGCGTCCTGCCCTGCGCCGCCTATGTCAACGGCCCCTATGGCATCAAGGACCTCTATGTCGGCGTCCCGGCCGTGATCGGCGAGAAGGGGATCGAGCGCCTGGTGGAGCTGGAACTGACCGGCCCCGAAAAGGACCAGCTCGCCAAGTCGGCCGAATCCGTGAAGGGGCTGATCGACGCCTGCAAGAAACTGGACCCCCGGCTCGCCTGA
- a CDS encoding acyltransferase, whose product MSGAAHATARFRALDGWRGICALVVALHHLELWCFLFWQPLVREAWLFVDFFFVLSGFVLAHTYGDKLRDAAGIRSFVLRRFGRLWPLHAAVLLALIGLECVRLAMMHHLHGVAARPAFTGPNSVFAIFTNLALVQALGLHDALTWNGPSWSISTEFYTYLVFALICAVAPSRGLRVVLAAAAALLGAGVLARYSPLGMEETVRWGEWRCLFGFFTGVLAYEVWRRGWLGRLRGSLAEFAVVALVVAFITFEGRNGAVVYLAPPLFALAVLVFAAEGGVLSAALTTRPAAALGRWSYSIYMVHTLVLALLFSGLSVLDARLHRDWVVHHGGGLVIDMGSEAANNLAMLAYLAAVVALAAFTWRVIERPGQALFKGWGGAKRPEIPA is encoded by the coding sequence ATGTCGGGGGCAGCACATGCGACGGCGCGGTTCCGCGCCTTGGACGGTTGGCGCGGGATCTGCGCTCTTGTCGTCGCGCTGCATCATCTGGAATTGTGGTGCTTTCTGTTCTGGCAGCCGCTGGTTCGCGAAGCATGGCTGTTCGTCGACTTCTTCTTCGTGCTCTCGGGCTTCGTGCTGGCCCATACTTATGGCGACAAGCTCCGCGACGCTGCCGGCATAAGATCGTTCGTGCTTCGCCGCTTCGGGCGCCTGTGGCCGCTGCACGCCGCCGTGCTGCTGGCCCTGATCGGGCTCGAATGCGTGCGTTTGGCGATGATGCACCATCTCCACGGCGTCGCGGCGCGGCCGGCCTTCACCGGCCCCAATTCGGTGTTCGCGATCTTCACCAACCTCGCGCTGGTGCAGGCGCTGGGTCTGCACGACGCCCTGACCTGGAACGGCCCGTCCTGGTCGATCAGCACCGAATTCTACACCTATCTGGTGTTCGCCTTGATCTGCGCCGTCGCGCCGTCGCGCGGCCTGCGCGTCGTCCTGGCCGCCGCGGCGGCGCTCCTGGGCGCGGGCGTGCTGGCGCGCTATTCGCCGCTCGGCATGGAAGAGACGGTGCGCTGGGGCGAGTGGCGCTGCCTGTTCGGCTTCTTCACTGGCGTGCTCGCCTATGAAGTGTGGCGGCGCGGCTGGCTTGGCCGTCTTCGCGGCAGTCTGGCGGAATTCGCGGTCGTCGCCCTCGTGGTCGCCTTCATCACCTTCGAGGGCCGCAACGGCGCCGTCGTCTACCTCGCCCCGCCGCTCTTCGCGCTGGCCGTCCTGGTCTTCGCGGCGGAGGGCGGCGTGCTGTCGGCCGCGCTGACCACTCGGCCGGCCGCCGCGCTGGGCCGCTGGTCCTATTCGATCTACATGGTCCACACACTGGTGCTGGCGCTGCTGTTCTCCGGCCTCAGCGTTTTGGACGCGCGCCTGCACCGGGATTGGGTCGTGCATCACGGCGGCGGGCTCGTCATCGACATGGGCAGCGAAGCGGCGAACAATCTGGCGATGCTCGCCTATCTGGCGGCGGTGGTGGCGCTCGCGGCCTTCACCTGGCGCGTGATCGAACGTCCCGGCCAGGCGCTGTTCAAGGGCTGGGGTGGCGCGAAAAGGCCCGAAATACCCGCTTAA
- a CDS encoding metal-sensitive transcriptional regulator, whose translation MTKKKTAKHDPHLAPQLAARLARIEGQVRGIARMVEEDRYCIDILTQMQAIKAALKRVEEEILKNHASHCVAAAIASGDAEDQTEKFNELVELFSRYGR comes from the coding sequence ATGACGAAGAAGAAGACGGCGAAACACGATCCGCACTTGGCGCCGCAGCTGGCCGCGCGCCTCGCCCGGATCGAAGGACAGGTGCGCGGAATCGCGCGCATGGTGGAAGAGGACCGCTATTGCATCGATATCCTCACGCAGATGCAGGCGATCAAGGCCGCGCTGAAGCGGGTCGAGGAGGAGATCCTGAAAAACCATGCGTCGCATTGCGTCGCGGCGGCGATCGCCAGCGGCGACGCCGAGGACCAGACCGAGAAATTCAACGAATTGGTGGAGCTGTTCAGCCGCTATGGAAGATGA
- a CDS encoding heavy metal translocating P-type ATPase, translating into MEDDTPVVRDPVCGMTVDPATAKHSVVWNGETHYFCSAACRAKFEAAPDVYVRKTPAAAHASSPAASEAIYTCPMHPQIRHKGPGHCPICGMALEPLVVTAQSGPDPELRDMTRRFWIALALALPVFLLEMGGHLFGMPDARAARLSTWIQFALSTPVVLWAGWPFFLRGWQSLANRSLNMFTLIALGIGAAYGYSVVATLAPQIFPPALKMDGMVPAYFEAAAVITVLVLLGQVLELRARAGTSGAIRALLHLAPPRARRLAADGSEQDVALEEVQVGDRLRVRPGERVPVDGAVLEGASAVDESMVTGESLPVEKTAGAKLIGGTVNGGGALVMRAEKIGADTVLARIVAMVSEAQRSRAPIQRLADQVSAWFVPAVIAVAVVAFSAWFFAGPAPALSNAIVAAVSVVIIACPCALGLATPMSIMVGVGKGAGAGVLIKDAQALERFEKVDTLVVDKTGTLTEGRPRVIAVVAAEGFDDGEVLALAAALERSSEHPLGTAIVAAADARGAARFDAEDFQSVAGKGIGGVVGGRRVLVGTAQLLTDAGVDSGPLAARAEALRQDGATAMFVGVDGKAAAVLAIADPIKATTPAALAQLRADGIRIVMLTGDNPTTAQAVAAKLGIAEVEAGILPDGKNAVVRRLRAEGRVVAMAGDGVNDAPALAAADIGVAMGTGTDVAMESAGVTLVKGDLAGIARARKLSRATMRNIRQNLVLAFIYNVIGIPIAAGALYPVFGLLLSPVIAAAAMSLSSVSVIGNALRLRWQTL; encoded by the coding sequence ATGGAAGATGACACCCCGGTCGTGCGCGACCCGGTCTGCGGCATGACCGTCGATCCGGCGACCGCCAAGCATAGCGTCGTATGGAACGGCGAGACCCACTACTTCTGCAGCGCCGCCTGTCGCGCCAAGTTCGAGGCGGCGCCCGACGTCTATGTCCGTAAGACGCCGGCGGCGGCGCACGCATCTTCGCCCGCCGCGTCGGAGGCGATCTATACCTGCCCGATGCATCCGCAGATCCGCCACAAGGGACCGGGGCATTGCCCGATCTGCGGCATGGCGCTGGAGCCGCTGGTCGTGACGGCGCAAAGCGGACCCGATCCCGAGTTGCGCGACATGACGCGGCGTTTCTGGATCGCGCTGGCATTGGCGTTGCCGGTGTTCCTGCTCGAAATGGGCGGTCATCTGTTCGGCATGCCCGATGCCCGGGCCGCGCGCCTCTCCACCTGGATCCAGTTCGCGCTGAGCACGCCCGTGGTGTTGTGGGCGGGATGGCCGTTCTTCCTGCGCGGCTGGCAATCGTTGGCGAACCGTTCGCTCAACATGTTCACCCTGATCGCGCTGGGGATCGGGGCGGCATACGGCTATAGCGTGGTCGCGACGCTGGCACCGCAGATCTTCCCGCCCGCGCTCAAGATGGACGGCATGGTGCCGGCCTATTTCGAGGCGGCTGCGGTCATCACCGTGCTGGTGCTGCTCGGCCAGGTGCTGGAGCTGCGAGCCCGCGCAGGGACCAGCGGTGCGATCCGCGCCCTGCTCCACCTCGCACCGCCGCGTGCCCGGCGTCTCGCGGCGGATGGCAGCGAGCAGGATGTTGCGCTCGAAGAGGTACAGGTCGGCGACCGGTTGCGCGTGCGGCCGGGCGAGCGCGTGCCGGTGGACGGCGCGGTGCTGGAAGGCGCCAGCGCGGTCGATGAGTCCATGGTGACCGGCGAGTCCCTGCCGGTGGAGAAGACCGCCGGGGCCAAGTTGATCGGCGGCACGGTCAATGGCGGTGGAGCCCTCGTGATGCGGGCCGAGAAGATCGGCGCCGACACGGTGCTGGCACGCATCGTGGCGATGGTCTCGGAGGCGCAACGCAGCCGCGCGCCGATCCAGCGCCTCGCGGACCAGGTCTCGGCGTGGTTCGTGCCGGCGGTGATCGCCGTGGCGGTCGTCGCGTTCTCGGCCTGGTTTTTCGCAGGCCCCGCGCCCGCGCTGTCGAACGCCATCGTGGCCGCGGTGTCGGTGGTCATCATCGCCTGCCCCTGCGCGCTGGGCCTCGCGACGCCGATGTCGATCATGGTCGGCGTCGGCAAGGGCGCGGGCGCCGGCGTGCTGATCAAGGACGCGCAGGCGCTGGAGCGTTTCGAGAAGGTCGACACGCTGGTGGTCGACAAGACCGGGACGCTGACCGAAGGACGGCCGCGCGTCATCGCCGTCGTGGCGGCGGAAGGCTTCGACGACGGCGAGGTGCTGGCGCTGGCCGCGGCGCTGGAGCGATCGAGCGAGCATCCGCTGGGCACCGCGATCGTGGCGGCGGCGGACGCGCGCGGCGCGGCGCGGTTCGATGCGGAGGATTTCCAATCGGTCGCCGGCAAGGGGATCGGCGGAGTCGTCGGCGGACGCCGCGTGCTGGTCGGGACGGCACAGCTCTTGACGGATGCGGGCGTCGACAGCGGGCCGCTCGCGGCACGCGCGGAGGCTCTTCGGCAGGACGGCGCGACCGCGATGTTCGTGGGTGTCGACGGCAAGGCCGCGGCGGTGCTCGCCATCGCCGATCCGATCAAGGCGACGACGCCGGCGGCGCTGGCGCAGCTTCGCGCGGACGGCATCCGCATCGTGATGCTCACCGGCGACAATCCGACGACGGCGCAGGCGGTGGCGGCGAAACTCGGCATCGCGGAGGTGGAGGCCGGCATATTGCCGGACGGCAAGAATGCCGTGGTGCGGCGGTTGCGGGCCGAAGGCCGTGTGGTGGCGATGGCCGGCGACGGGGTAAACGATGCGCCGGCTTTGGCGGCGGCCGATATCGGCGTCGCGATGGGCACCGGTACCGATGTGGCGATGGAAAGCGCCGGCGTCACGCTGGTGAAGGGCGACCTCGCGGGCATCGCGCGGGCCCGCAAGCTGAGCCGCGCGACGATGCGCAACATCCGGCAGAACCTGGTCCTGGCGTTCATCTATAATGTGATCGGGATTCCGATCGCGGCGGGCGCCCTGTATCCGGTGTTCGGGCTGCTGCTCAGCCCGGTGATCGCGGCGGCGGCGATGAGCCTGAGTTCGGTCTCGGTGATCGGCAATGCGCTGCGCCTGCGCTGGCAGACGCTTTGA